A stretch of the Candidatus Bandiella numerosa genome encodes the following:
- a CDS encoding YraN family protein, translated as MKLSNYQIGLNAEIITSNYLKNKGYSILKHRYKTIYGEIDLIASKDDLLIFVEVKNRKTIPNYDIILNKQKTRSCEVAMYFLSQYHQFKNFQMRFDCFLIDKYGRFKYIENAWGVSESQLMGVL; from the coding sequence ATGAAATTATCTAATTACCAGATTGGATTAAATGCTGAAATTATCACAAGTAATTATTTAAAAAATAAAGGATATAGTATCTTAAAACATAGGTATAAAACAATATATGGTGAAATTGATTTAATAGCATCTAAAGATGATTTATTGATATTTGTTGAGGTAAAAAATAGAAAAACCATCCCTAATTACGATATTATACTGAATAAACAGAAAACTAGATCTTGTGAAGTTGCAATGTATTTTCTATCCCAATATCATCAATTTAAAAATTTTCAGATGAGATTTGATTGTTTTTTGATTGATAAATATGGTAGATTTAAATATATAGAGAATGCATGGGGAGTGAGTGAAAGCCAATTAATGGGAGTTTTATGA
- a CDS encoding MFS transporter → MSANNSKLTIYQKEAVGILSMGTFLEYFDMMLYVHMAVLLNDLFFPKSNPTATHLLTTFAFCSTYLLRPIGGFIIGKIGDAMGRKATIILTTFLMSAACLVMAKLPTYAEIGIYATLGVMLCRMIQGFSTSGEAMGALIYMNEFLKSPNRYVASGIIDFARRIGSLFALIIASFALFADFNWRLAFWIGAVIAVIGVFARTRLRETPDFADYKRRMKLKEELSESKIYTSSKKVKYDKKAVIAMFFGIAIDSISFYISYIYIGIFMKNSLGMSPADVIKHNLIVAMLSSLSPIILALFSKKYHPIRILKFNLIIVAIIIPFVPYFLENIKNLILIIFLQFIINAFIGSFYAEAMWMKHFPVERRFAIVATTFGVATALGMAVVSFGLPPLSKYMGHYAILVFFIPCIIGFLWSLSYLKELEIKTGRYHNYPNEDFPHEDTAGKEEEYEYEMGDEYKSFINRCEYSEALLNKLEIISKEENRKLNMKLIEKAIIFAKKWHGTQMRKTGDRPFYSHPLKVAEMVAEHYCKTDVIVASILLEDSECTVDIIEKEFNARIAEMVDMLTNKRFENGKHIKLTFEEMLGRLQSVDDIEALLIKQMDREHNLETIEGLKPEKQRKMAEESNNHFIKLLAIIGDKLGIHGKVHLENKMFKYSCGVLKKKNEDV, encoded by the coding sequence ATGTCAGCTAATAATAGCAAACTTACTATATATCAAAAAGAGGCTGTTGGCATTCTATCGATGGGTACTTTTTTAGAGTACTTTGACATGATGCTATATGTCCATATGGCAGTTCTATTGAATGACTTATTTTTTCCAAAATCAAATCCAACCGCTACACATTTACTTACCACATTTGCTTTTTGTTCTACTTATCTTTTAAGACCAATAGGTGGTTTTATAATTGGTAAAATCGGTGATGCCATGGGTAGAAAAGCTACTATAATATTAACCACATTTTTAATGTCTGCAGCATGCCTAGTAATGGCAAAACTTCCAACTTATGCAGAAATTGGGATATATGCAACACTTGGTGTAATGTTGTGCCGAATGATACAAGGTTTTTCGACTTCTGGTGAAGCTATGGGAGCTTTGATATATATGAATGAATTTTTAAAATCTCCCAATAGGTATGTGGCAAGCGGTATTATTGATTTTGCCAGACGCATTGGCAGTCTGTTTGCTTTAATTATTGCTTCATTTGCATTATTTGCGGATTTTAATTGGAGATTAGCATTTTGGATAGGTGCAGTAATTGCCGTGATTGGAGTTTTTGCAAGAACAAGGCTCAGGGAAACACCTGATTTTGCGGATTATAAAAGAAGGATGAAGTTAAAAGAAGAACTGAGTGAAAGTAAAATTTACACATCCAGCAAAAAGGTAAAATACGATAAAAAAGCTGTGATTGCAATGTTTTTTGGCATAGCAATAGATTCAATTAGTTTTTATATTTCATATATTTATATTGGTATATTTATGAAAAATTCTCTTGGAATGAGCCCTGCTGATGTTATAAAGCATAACCTTATAGTAGCAATGCTTAGTTCTTTGTCGCCTATTATATTAGCACTTTTTTCAAAGAAATATCATCCCATAAGAATTTTGAAATTCAATTTAATTATTGTTGCTATTATTATACCTTTTGTCCCATATTTTCTTGAAAATATCAAAAATTTGATTTTAATAATTTTTTTACAATTTATAATAAACGCATTTATAGGTTCATTTTATGCTGAAGCAATGTGGATGAAACATTTCCCAGTAGAGAGACGCTTTGCTATTGTTGCAACCACATTTGGTGTTGCTACTGCTTTAGGGATGGCTGTAGTATCGTTTGGGTTACCACCTCTTTCAAAATACATGGGGCATTATGCTATATTAGTTTTCTTTATACCGTGTATCATAGGCTTTTTATGGAGCCTTTCTTACCTCAAAGAGCTAGAAATTAAAACAGGCAGATACCACAATTACCCGAATGAGGATTTTCCACATGAAGATACAGCGGGAAAGGAAGAAGAGTATGAATATGAAATGGGAGATGAATATAAATCATTTATCAATAGGTGTGAATATTCAGAAGCGCTACTTAACAAATTGGAAATTATAAGCAAAGAGGAGAACAGAAAACTTAACATGAAATTAATAGAAAAAGCTATTATATTTGCAAAAAAGTGGCACGGCACACAGATGAGAAAGACGGGAGATCGTCCTTTTTATTCCCATCCTCTAAAGGTTGCAGAGATGGTGGCAGAGCACTATTGCAAAACTGATGTGATAGTTGCTTCAATACTGCTTGAGGATTCAGAATGCACTGTTGATATTATAGAGAAAGAGTTTAATGCTAGAATAGCAGAAATGGTAGATATGTTGACAAATAAGAGATTTGAAAATGGAAAGCATATCAAATTAACATTTGAGGAAATGTTAGGTAGATTGCAAAGTGTTGATGACATAGAGGCATTGTTGATAAAGCAAATGGATAGAGAGCATAATTTGGAGACAATTGAAGGCTTAAAACCAGAAAAGCAAAGGAAAATGGCAGAAGAAAGTAATAATCATTTTATAAAGCTTCTTGCAATAATAGGAGATAAGCTTGGTATACATGGCAAAGTTCATCTTGAAAATAAGATGTTTAAGTATAGTTGTGGCGTTTTAAAGAAGAAAAATGAAGATGTATAG
- a CDS encoding amino acid--tRNA ligase-related protein has protein sequence MVVSASSFQKTLSLLRSFFLGKNYIETHTQSRLSILAACEDPKTIQTFHYKGQDWPLPQTGQMWLEYELLSKPDVAGYFCLSTSYRNEPNPIPGRHKTIFPMFEFESHGGFEALKKMEKELIAFLGIQDIDKIPEKKYLDMAKKYETNIIENEHEAQMLKEYGPVIFLTNFPLYTSPFWNMQMVGDIANKIDVIIEGQETIGSAERSTDPEDMYEKFHTISNGEYAKLLYAKFGEERIKYELDSFLNLKFFPRFGGGIGMTRLIRALEIHNII, from the coding sequence ATGGTAGTATCAGCTTCAAGCTTTCAAAAGACCTTAAGCTTATTAAGGTCTTTTTTTTTGGGCAAAAATTATATCGAAACTCATACTCAAAGTAGATTGAGTATCCTCGCAGCGTGTGAGGACCCAAAAACAATCCAAACTTTTCATTATAAGGGACAAGATTGGCCATTGCCACAAACTGGGCAAATGTGGCTAGAATACGAACTACTTAGCAAACCAGATGTAGCTGGTTATTTTTGTTTATCAACTTCCTATAGGAATGAACCAAATCCAATACCTGGTAGGCATAAAACAATTTTTCCAATGTTTGAATTTGAATCTCATGGTGGTTTTGAAGCTTTAAAAAAGATGGAAAAAGAGTTAATTGCTTTTTTAGGAATTCAAGATATTGATAAAATTCCAGAAAAAAAATATTTAGATATGGCAAAAAAATATGAAACAAATATAATCGAAAACGAGCATGAAGCACAAATGCTCAAAGAATATGGCCCTGTAATTTTCCTTACGAATTTCCCACTTTATACAAGTCCTTTTTGGAATATGCAAATGGTTGGAGATATTGCTAATAAAATTGATGTTATCATTGAAGGACAAGAAACTATAGGAAGTGCCGAGAGATCAACTGATCCAGAAGATATGTATGAAAAATTCCATACTATCAGTAATGGTGAATATGCAAAATTATTATATGCAAAATTTGGTGAAGAAAGAATAAAATACGAACTGGATAGCTTCTTAAATTTAAAATTCTTTCCTAGATTTGGAGGAGGAATTGGGATGACAAGATTGATAAGAGCCTTGGAAATTCATAACATTATATAA
- the rpoN gene encoding RNA polymerase factor sigma-54 — MQGQKQIQKLSQKMVLSRNMQQSINILSMQTIDLKNFIEKEIIENPFLEMDDSMNFENNSINQVSIHKERSGGDNNFNQEELLSKLVDKSLTLKEYIVSQINLTLLNNDDKLIAYYMTDMLDENGYLRKSEKSIAEELKIPAQKIEAVIKILKTFDPLGVFSINLEECLKMQAIEKNIYDEKFQKLLDNLDLLAKLDFKSLKKACEISEENLQNLISELKKLNPKPGRDFITTGVQMAIPEIMIGGNKEYGFYPVLNDNAIPNCFYQNYVNSKHLNSDEKEFCLKRKNTAIEIVNALSKRKKLLLNVAEKILEFQYEFFANGVNFLKPLVITDIAKKLEVNESTISRISNKFIETPHGVFEIKFFFSSKIKAEFTESHHSSTSVKNKIKNVISGEENNNILSDEAVSNILKEHYNILISRRTVAKYRESMKIPSSAIRKRLRKMSVQK, encoded by the coding sequence GTGCAAGGACAAAAACAAATACAAAAACTATCTCAAAAAATGGTTTTATCCAGGAATATGCAACAATCTATAAATATTCTTAGCATGCAGACAATTGACCTTAAAAATTTTATTGAAAAAGAAATTATAGAAAACCCATTTTTAGAAATGGATGATAGTATGAATTTTGAAAACAACTCCATTAATCAAGTGTCAATTCATAAAGAGCGATCTGGAGGAGACAATAATTTTAACCAAGAGGAATTGCTTTCTAAATTAGTAGATAAATCTCTAACTTTAAAAGAGTACATTGTGTCTCAGATAAATCTAACTTTACTAAATAATGATGATAAATTAATTGCTTATTATATGACAGATATGCTTGATGAAAATGGATATCTCAGAAAATCAGAAAAAAGCATTGCGGAAGAATTAAAAATTCCAGCTCAAAAAATTGAGGCTGTCATTAAAATATTAAAAACATTTGATCCGTTAGGGGTTTTTTCAATAAATTTGGAAGAATGTTTAAAAATGCAGGCAATCGAAAAGAATATATATGATGAGAAATTTCAAAAACTCCTAGATAATTTAGATTTACTTGCTAAGTTGGATTTCAAATCCTTAAAAAAGGCCTGTGAAATCAGTGAGGAGAATTTACAAAATTTAATTTCGGAGCTTAAAAAGCTCAATCCAAAACCTGGTAGAGATTTCATCACTACTGGTGTTCAAATGGCAATACCAGAAATTATGATTGGAGGTAATAAAGAGTATGGTTTTTATCCAGTTTTGAATGATAACGCAATTCCGAATTGTTTTTATCAAAATTATGTTAACAGCAAACATCTAAATTCTGATGAAAAAGAGTTTTGTTTAAAAAGGAAAAATACAGCAATTGAAATTGTCAATGCATTAAGTAAAAGGAAAAAATTGTTACTAAATGTAGCTGAAAAAATATTAGAATTTCAGTATGAATTTTTTGCAAATGGGGTGAATTTTTTAAAACCTTTGGTAATTACAGATATAGCAAAAAAGCTTGAAGTAAATGAAAGTACTATAAGTAGAATAAGTAATAAATTTATTGAGACACCTCATGGAGTATTTGAAATAAAATTTTTCTTTTCTTCAAAAATCAAAGCGGAGTTTACAGAAAGCCATCACTCCAGTACCTCGGTTAAAAACAAGATAAAAAATGTAATTTCAGGTGAAGAAAATAATAATATATTGTCAGATGAGGCTGTAAGTAATATACTGAAAGAGCATTATAACATTTTGATTTCACGCAGAACTGTGGCTAAATATAGAGAGTCTATGAAAATTCCATCATCAGCAATTAGAAAAAGGCTAAGAAAAATGAGTGTGCAAAAATGA
- a CDS encoding DUF2497 domain-containing protein — protein sequence MSDSKKISQELYNLKDELVNNKLKDVNFDTLDLINIVNDENGNNDNDNELGSTLSNGRSVEELVKEILRPELTKWLNDNLPAIVKQLVDKEIKKIIPKDE from the coding sequence TTGTCAGACAGCAAGAAGATTTCACAAGAATTGTATAATCTGAAAGATGAATTAGTTAATAATAAACTCAAGGATGTTAATTTTGATACTTTAGACCTAATTAACATTGTTAACGATGAAAATGGTAATAATGATAATGATAATGAGTTAGGTAGTACTCTTAGTAATGGTAGATCAGTAGAAGAATTAGTTAAAGAGATTTTGAGGCCAGAGTTAACGAAGTGGCTTAATGATAATCTACCTGCAATTGTTAAGCAATTAGTTGACAAAGAGATAAAGAAAATTATTCCCAAAGATGAATAG
- a CDS encoding UDP-N-acetylmuramoyl-tripeptide--D-alanyl-D-alanine ligase has product MKEILWDINEVGEALNKIVKGEFLTPITGISIDSRTIEKGDMFFALSGESFNGNDFIDDAIRKGASVCISDDIREVNLVNIKKVIQVDNVLEALNSLALYRRKSLKGVVIGITGSLGKTSTKEMFRLALSLCGKTFATKKNLNNHYGLPLSLISCPKDVDFCILELGMSAKGEIANLTKIANPNIAVITNIHPVHLEFFNSIEEIAYAKSEIFENIAPSGFGILNSNSNHFEIQNNQAKEYGVKICTFGKNSEANCYIKNIDSNSKTYKIAHINCYNKDYTQKFGINVGEHLIFNSLAIFICATSLNLDLNSIQKSLENFKPQSGRGEVIDLKGNMKLVDESYNSSPEALASAIQNLKSLKACNSRVIAILGDMKELGGKEIDFHKNIKLDGVDKIFCVGKLMENLYNHSNQDIRGARTENSAQMAEIITDYLKEDDILLVKGSLSMNMKLIVDKIKSEFKK; this is encoded by the coding sequence ATGAAGGAAATTTTGTGGGATATAAATGAAGTTGGCGAAGCTCTAAATAAAATTGTGAAGGGTGAATTTCTAACTCCAATCACAGGAATTTCAATTGACTCAAGAACAATTGAGAAAGGTGATATGTTTTTTGCGTTATCAGGAGAGAGTTTTAATGGAAATGATTTTATCGATGACGCAATACGAAAAGGAGCTAGCGTGTGTATCTCAGACGATATTCGGGAAGTGAATTTGGTAAACATTAAAAAAGTAATACAAGTTGATAATGTTTTAGAGGCTCTAAATTCTCTTGCACTATACCGTAGAAAGTCTTTAAAAGGTGTGGTAATTGGGATAACAGGTAGTCTTGGAAAAACAAGTACTAAAGAAATGTTTAGGTTAGCACTTTCATTATGTGGAAAAACATTTGCAACAAAGAAGAATTTGAACAATCACTATGGATTACCTCTGTCATTAATCAGCTGCCCTAAAGATGTTGATTTTTGTATATTGGAATTGGGAATGAGTGCTAAAGGAGAAATTGCAAATCTTACCAAAATAGCTAATCCTAATATAGCTGTTATAACTAATATACACCCAGTACATTTGGAATTTTTTAACTCTATTGAGGAAATTGCCTATGCAAAATCAGAAATTTTTGAAAATATTGCGCCATCTGGTTTTGGTATATTAAATTCCAATTCTAATCACTTTGAAATCCAAAATAATCAAGCTAAAGAGTATGGAGTGAAAATTTGTACGTTTGGCAAAAATTCAGAAGCGAATTGTTATATAAAAAATATAGATAGCAACAGTAAAACGTATAAAATAGCTCACATTAATTGCTATAATAAAGATTATACACAGAAATTTGGCATTAATGTTGGGGAGCATTTAATATTTAACTCATTAGCTATATTTATCTGTGCTACTTCTTTAAATCTTGATCTAAACTCAATACAAAAATCTCTTGAAAATTTTAAACCTCAATCTGGTAGAGGTGAAGTAATTGACTTAAAAGGTAACATGAAATTAGTAGATGAATCTTATAATTCAAGTCCTGAGGCGTTAGCTTCTGCAATACAAAATTTAAAATCGCTAAAAGCTTGTAATTCTCGTGTTATTGCTATACTTGGTGATATGAAGGAATTGGGTGGTAAAGAGATAGATTTTCATAAAAATATTAAACTTGATGGTGTTGATAAAATTTTTTGCGTTGGTAAATTAATGGAGAACTTATATAATCATTCCAATCAAGATATTAGGGGGGCGCGTACTGAAAATTCTGCTCAGATGGCTGAGATTATTACTGATTATCTAAAAGAAGATGATATATTATTGGTGAAGGGTTCTTTAAGTATGAACATGAAGTTGATTGTTGATAAAATAAAAAGTGAGTTTAAGAAATGA
- the murD gene encoding UDP-N-acetylmuramoyl-L-alanine--D-glutamate ligase has translation MIDLTNFNNCKIGIFGLGKTGVDSLNAFLTKNTQIFAWDDNKENILRIKKTINKDKNIHFSNVIDPFDVKKLDFVIVSPGVPYKYPTAHKIFSICERYKIPIITDIDILFKVCPVANYIGVTGTNGKSTTVSLIYHILSANNYKSALGGNIGTPVLSLPHFNNATEHYVIELSSYQLDLMRDYKFNIASLLSITPDHLDRYETFEDYKNAKTKIFHNQNENDFAVISLNNEVNRVIFKELKLINKQKIIPVSSKEALEGGISVINDKIYDNYFEHKIFNLKVPNSLIGSHNAENIAIAYATARALKIEPVNIVNSLNSFIGLPHRMELFFQTNNLTFINDSKATNIASCKEALDSFTDIYWIAGGIFKEKSTNELCNHLKEVRHCYLVGKDADKFVQVLKENKIPYSTSKTIENALSEIRDTVKNGTILLSPCCSSFDQWKNFEERGDRFKDLVFDMFL, from the coding sequence ATGATAGATTTAACCAACTTTAATAATTGTAAAATCGGAATATTCGGTTTGGGTAAAACGGGCGTTGATTCTCTTAATGCCTTTTTAACAAAGAATACTCAGATCTTTGCATGGGATGATAATAAGGAAAACATTTTACGTATCAAAAAAACAATAAATAAAGATAAGAATATTCATTTTTCTAATGTAATTGATCCATTCGATGTTAAGAAATTAGATTTTGTAATTGTAAGTCCTGGAGTTCCTTATAAATATCCTACTGCGCATAAAATATTTTCAATTTGCGAAAGATATAAAATTCCAATTATCACAGATATTGATATATTATTTAAGGTATGCCCGGTAGCTAATTATATTGGAGTTACTGGAACGAATGGTAAATCAACCACGGTATCTCTAATTTATCACATTTTAAGTGCAAATAACTACAAATCAGCTCTAGGAGGTAATATCGGAACTCCTGTGTTAAGTCTTCCACATTTTAATAATGCAACAGAGCATTATGTTATTGAACTATCATCTTATCAACTTGATTTAATGAGAGATTATAAATTCAATATTGCATCACTTCTCAGTATTACCCCTGATCATTTAGATAGATATGAGACCTTTGAGGATTACAAAAATGCTAAAACAAAAATATTCCATAATCAAAATGAAAATGATTTTGCTGTAATATCTTTGAATAATGAAGTTAATAGAGTAATTTTTAAGGAACTCAAGCTGATAAACAAGCAGAAAATTATACCAGTATCTAGTAAAGAAGCTTTAGAAGGCGGTATCTCTGTGATAAATGACAAAATTTATGATAATTATTTTGAACATAAAATTTTTAACCTCAAGGTGCCCAATAGTTTAATTGGTTCTCATAATGCCGAAAACATAGCTATAGCATATGCAACAGCTAGAGCACTTAAAATTGAACCTGTAAACATTGTTAATTCACTCAATTCATTCATTGGATTGCCTCACAGAATGGAATTGTTTTTTCAAACTAACAACCTAACTTTTATTAATGATAGTAAAGCTACAAATATTGCTTCTTGTAAAGAAGCCTTAGACTCCTTTACAGATATTTACTGGATTGCAGGAGGAATATTTAAAGAAAAAAGCACAAATGAGCTTTGTAATCATCTTAAAGAAGTGAGGCACTGCTATTTAGTTGGCAAAGATGCAGACAAATTTGTACAGGTATTGAAAGAGAATAAAATACCATACTCTACTAGCAAAACAATTGAAAACGCTCTAAGTGAAATCAGAGATACAGTCAAAAATGGCACTATCTTGCTTTCTCCTTGTTGCTCTTCGTTCGACCAATGGAAAAATTTTGAAGAAAGGGGTGACAGATTTAAAGATTTGGTTTTTGATATGTTTCTCTAA
- the tilS gene encoding tRNA lysidine(34) synthetase TilS, producing MELNYTNFNNQLTNFINLQKIKKIAVSLSGGADSMCLTFLLNKFCKQNNISLVAITVDHKLRKGSTIEANNIYGYLEKYGINHTVLTWNHNEIKSNIQKEARNVRYKMLCDFCNENGIENLFVAHTYDDQAETVLLRILRGSGIDGISGINSLIIMNEINIIRPLLAYTKTQILNFLKKENLLWFEDESNKNTKFDRVKVRNLITQLDKDFQLTDRLNLLSDNAKRAKNFIHSHVAEMFKKYCIIGELGCISINQADFNNLDEEIQLRLINHIIRYVRNEQVLYPSRLDSLKIALANLQKIGNEKFTLSNCKILLHDKIIYFYRESKYIESKKPLLRGDNLWDKRYQISINTKDFEISKLTKDFWHKIKPKNFIHKVPGDIIFSTPIIFSERKGIYILPLSNIINSTNILKLGIKIKVVHILPKSSFEIYC from the coding sequence GTGGAGCTGAATTATACCAATTTCAATAATCAATTAACTAATTTTATAAATTTACAAAAAATTAAAAAAATTGCTGTCTCCCTGTCAGGAGGAGCGGATAGCATGTGTTTAACTTTCTTATTAAATAAATTTTGTAAACAAAACAACATATCGTTAGTTGCAATTACAGTAGATCATAAATTAAGAAAGGGCTCTACAATAGAGGCTAATAATATTTATGGGTATTTAGAAAAATATGGCATTAACCACACTGTATTAACTTGGAACCATAATGAAATTAAATCTAACATTCAAAAAGAAGCAAGAAATGTTAGATATAAAATGCTTTGTGATTTTTGTAATGAGAATGGAATAGAGAACTTATTCGTTGCGCACACATATGACGATCAAGCAGAAACAGTTTTATTAAGAATATTACGGGGTAGTGGAATTGATGGTATTAGTGGAATTAATTCTTTAATTATTATGAATGAAATAAATATAATTAGACCACTTTTAGCATACACAAAAACTCAGATTTTAAATTTTTTAAAGAAAGAAAATTTACTATGGTTTGAGGATGAATCAAATAAAAATACAAAATTTGATAGAGTCAAAGTTAGAAATTTAATTACTCAACTAGATAAAGATTTTCAACTTACTGATAGGTTAAATTTACTTTCTGATAATGCAAAAAGAGCAAAAAATTTTATTCACTCCCATGTTGCTGAAATGTTCAAAAAATATTGCATTATTGGAGAACTGGGATGTATATCCATAAATCAAGCTGATTTTAATAATTTAGATGAAGAGATCCAATTAAGATTGATAAACCATATAATAAGATATGTTAGAAATGAGCAAGTGCTATATCCTAGTAGATTAGATAGCTTGAAAATTGCGTTGGCAAATTTACAAAAAATTGGTAACGAAAAATTTACTTTATCCAATTGCAAAATCCTACTTCATGACAAAATAATATATTTTTATAGGGAATCAAAATATATAGAATCAAAAAAGCCATTATTAAGAGGCGATAATTTATGGGATAAGAGATATCAAATTTCAATTAATACTAAAGATTTTGAAATTTCTAAATTAACAAAAGATTTCTGGCATAAAATTAAACCAAAAAATTTCATTCATAAAGTGCCAGGAGATATAATATTTTCTACTCCGATAATATTTTCAGAGAGAAAAGGTATATATATATTGCCACTAAGTAATATTATAAATTCAACAAATATACTTAAACTAGGTATTAAAATCAAAGTTGTCCATATATTACCGAAATCTTCTTTTGAAATTTATTGTTAA
- a CDS encoding ankyrin repeat domain-containing protein, producing the protein MNRIFFIVIYFLILQNFLLNSVLADSGFSSDFIEQAKKLGINIGQNLDQKVSDNDLSNTSNSQSIPDLKLPSLPKPEEKPDLKLPSPPKPEEKPDVKLPSPPKPEEKPDVKINVKADKVEDKKMHNNKKQELKQKVSKKLSNIMDKKNVTEVVKKPKTLPAKIIPKQKVKKSITYFAAPEEDIDNNLNQKNFMRRKPYSYDVKPPQYLLDIQKKGAKTNVPKFMFKDELSKLLFVAVNEQDIGAIKGLLLKGGNINVQNKANEYTPLMYAVENNKLDSLRYLILRGASLNVVTSNKMSALHLAAITSNLKALRILLSADTDIFLQDKYNKTFFDYVEPNYKNMVISDIFDTRKDASDALIDFCILGSIEGAKFSLQNRANVNSQNHNGDTPLILAVRNNNPQLVTYLLSVGADEAIKNNYKDDAKAVAKKNRYNKILDIIETVKHNKHLHLLGISENVIPYQLSNEEKERIEKNKKEIADKNFANYSSQGVLGKINEKPKKK; encoded by the coding sequence ATGAATAGAATATTTTTTATTGTTATTTATTTTTTAATATTGCAGAATTTTTTATTAAATAGTGTTCTTGCAGATTCCGGGTTTTCAAGTGATTTTATTGAGCAAGCTAAAAAATTAGGTATAAATATTGGCCAAAATTTAGACCAAAAAGTTAGTGATAATGATTTATCCAATACTTCTAATTCACAATCAATACCAGATTTGAAATTGCCATCGCTACCAAAACCTGAAGAGAAGCCAGATTTGAAATTGCCATCGCCACCGAAACCGGAAGAGAAGCCAGATGTGAAATTGCCATCGCCACCGAAACCGGAAGAGAAGCCAGATGTAAAAATTAATGTGAAGGCAGACAAGGTAGAGGATAAAAAGATGCACAATAATAAGAAGCAAGAATTGAAGCAGAAGGTTAGTAAAAAACTTAGCAATATAATGGATAAAAAGAATGTAACTGAAGTAGTTAAAAAACCAAAAACTCTGCCGGCAAAAATAATCCCAAAACAGAAAGTTAAAAAATCTATTACCTATTTTGCTGCACCAGAAGAGGATATTGACAACAACCTAAATCAAAAGAATTTCATGAGGAGAAAGCCTTATAGTTATGATGTGAAGCCTCCTCAATATTTGCTAGATATACAAAAAAAAGGTGCAAAAACTAATGTGCCTAAATTTATGTTTAAAGATGAGCTTTCAAAATTGTTATTTGTTGCAGTTAATGAGCAAGATATTGGAGCAATTAAAGGGTTGTTGCTTAAAGGAGGAAATATTAATGTGCAAAACAAGGCTAATGAATACACACCATTAATGTATGCTGTGGAGAATAATAAATTGGATTCCTTAAGATACCTGATATTAAGAGGGGCAAGTTTAAATGTTGTAACTTCTAATAAAATGTCTGCATTACATTTAGCTGCTATAACAAGCAATCTAAAGGCGCTAAGAATTTTATTAAGTGCTGATACTGATATATTTCTTCAAGATAAATATAACAAAACTTTTTTCGATTATGTTGAGCCCAACTATAAAAATATGGTAATTAGTGACATCTTTGACACAAGAAAGGATGCAAGTGATGCTTTGATTGATTTTTGTATTTTAGGGTCTATAGAAGGGGCAAAATTTTCGCTTCAAAATAGAGCCAATGTTAACTCACAAAATCATAATGGCGACACACCTCTAATTTTAGCGGTAAGAAATAATAATCCTCAACTTGTCACATACTTATTGAGTGTTGGAGCAGATGAGGCGATAAAAAATAATTATAAAGATGATGCTAAGGCAGTAGCCAAGAAAAACAGATACAATAAAATCTTAGATATTATAGAGACGGTGAAGCATAATAAACATCTTCATCTTTTAGGTATCTCTGAAAATGTTATTCCATATCAATTATCAAATGAAGAGAAGGAGCGGATTGAAAAAAATAAGAAAGAAATAGCCGATAAAAATTTTGCTAATTATTCATCACAAGGTGTTTTAGGAAAAATAAATGAAAAACCTAAAAAGAAATAA
- a CDS encoding HesB/IscA family protein: MKKNIISITDSAADHIKELLKKDSKKPIGIGINVETGGCSGSKYKFEYIYQKKELDEEINDKGVRVFINPNAVLKVFGTKLDYVDEKIQSGFVFVNPNEKGKCGCGESVLL; encoded by the coding sequence ATGAAGAAAAATATAATCTCAATTACTGATTCTGCTGCTGATCATATTAAGGAGCTACTTAAAAAAGATAGCAAAAAGCCAATAGGTATTGGTATAAATGTAGAAACTGGTGGTTGCTCAGGCAGTAAGTATAAATTTGAATATATTTACCAGAAAAAAGAACTTGATGAAGAAATCAACGATAAAGGTGTAAGAGTTTTTATCAATCCGAACGCTGTATTGAAAGTTTTTGGAACAAAACTTGATTATGTGGATGAAAAGATTCAATCAGGCTTTGTTTTTGTCAACCCAAATGAAAAGGGTAAGTGTGGTTGTGGTGAGTCGGTGTTATTATAA